The Pontibacter sp. SGAir0037 DNA segment TATCGGAAGAAGAAATTGTGGTGTTGGACGGCTATCATTTTAACACTGATTATCAACTTCAGCTTAAGTTAAAAGGTGCCGCGCTAGTTTGCATAGACGACATTCATGAATATAAATTTTTAGCTGATGCCGTCATAAATCAGGCTGGCGATATACGCGCCGAAGCATATACAACAGCACCTTATACCAAGCTATACCTGGGGCCAAAATACGCTTTATTACGTGCGCCATTTCTCAATGCTGCGAAAGAGGCCTATACTTACCCGACAGGTAAGTTGCGCCTGCTGTTGAATATGGGTGGTGCAGATCCGAATAACGTAACTTTACAACTGGCCGGGGAAATAGCGAGTATAGAGGCAATAGAACAGCTTGAAATTGTAGTAGGTAGTGCTTACCTGCACCTGGCAGCACTTCAGGCCTGGCTCAAAAAAAACAGCAAATGCCAGCTACAGCAGGCTTTATCGGCAGAAGAAATGTGCAAACTCATGCAAAGCTGCCAGGCAGCCGTTACATCTCCAAGCGGTGTGGCTTACGAATACTGCGCAGCAGGCGGTATACTATACCTGTACCAGACAGCCGAGAACCAGGCAGGTATTTATAATTTCCTGATAAAAGAAGCCCTTGCAACACCATATGCCGGCTTAAAAGCGTCTTTACAACCTGCAGCCACTCCAACACTACATCAGCAATATGTAACGCAGCAACGCAGGTTTTTCGATGGTAACAGCATAGAAAGACTGCAACAGCTTTTCACACAGCTCTCCTTCAGTGCCAAGTTGGCGATGCGCGAGGTAAGGCAGGATGATATGATGTTGCTTTTCCATTGGTCAAGCGATCCTGCTGTGCGCATACGTTCCTTTAACAAAGAGCCTATTCCTCTGGAAGTACATAAAATCTGGTTTCAGACTAAACTTGCCGATTTAAATTGCATCCTTTACATTGCAGAATTAGAAGGTGAACCGGCAGCCCATATCCGTTTCGATATTGAAGATAATGTAGCCATCATCAGCTATCTGATTGCTGAAAACTTCAGGGGAAAAGGACTTGGGCACACAGTTCTACAGAAAGGTATTGCGGCTCTAAGAAAAGACAGACTAGGGATACAGGTTGTGGAAGGATTGGTGCAACAGGATAACACACCTTCTGTCAGAGCCTTCGAGAAAGCTGGTTTTACTTATGGTGCACCATCTGTACAGTTTCCCAATGCCTTCCGTTTTGTTCTTCGGCCGGAAAGCATTGTTTAAATTCAGAACACATGACACAATCTATAAATATAGCAGGCCGTTTAGTTGGTCTAACGCATAAGCCTTTTATTATTGCCGAAATGTCCGGCAACCATAACCAGTCGCTGGACCGCGCTTTGGCCATTGTAGATGCCGCCGCTGAAGCCGGAGCTGACGCTATAAAGCTGCAAACCTATACAGCCGATACCATGACACTGCCTGGGGCTTTTACCATAGAAGACGAAGGATCGTTATGGAAAGGACGTGAACTGTACGACCTTTACAAAGAAGCGTACACACCTTGGGAGTGGCACAAGCCTATTTTTGAAAGAGCCAGAGAAAAAGGCCTGATTGCCTTCTCCTCTCCTTTCGATGAAACAGCTGTTGATTTTCTGGAAGAGTTAGGTGCTCCTGTTTATAAGATTGCCTCCTTCGAAAATACCGATCACCCTTTACTAAAAAAAGTGGCAGCTACCGGAAAACCAGTGATCATGAGCACAGGAGCCGCTACTATTTCTGAACTGGACGAAGCGGTGCGCATTCTGAAAGGAGCTGGCGTAACCGAACTGATTCTATTAAAATGCACCAGCACATATCCTGCCACTCCTGAAAATACAAACCTGCTGACAATCCCGCACATGCGTGATCTGTTTGGCGTGCAGGTGGGTCTTTCGGACCATACCATGGGAGTTGGAGCTGCCGTAGCGGCTGTTGCATTGGGAGCCACCGTGGTAGAGAAACATTTTACTTTAAGACGTGCCGATGGTGGCGTAGATTCTGCCTTTTCGCTGGAGCCTCAGGAGCTGAATACATTAGTAGTAGAATCCGAAAGAGCCTGGCAGGCGATGGGTTATGTGCAGTATGGCGTGCAGCGGGCCGAGGAAAAAAGCCGCCTTTTCAAGCGTTCCATTTATGCTGCCAGAGACATTGAAGCGGGAGAGGCTTTTACAAAAGAAAATATCCGCGTTATTCGCCCGGGCCTTGGCCTTGCTCCTAAGCACTATGAGGAACTGCTAAGCAAAACAGCAGCAAAAAGTATAAAGGCCGGCACTCCATTAACCTGGGACCTGGTATAATTACGCATGTTGGAAAACACAGCCAACCTATACCGGAAAATTCTGCATATCCGACTCACGGATACGTTTGCCTCTCTGCCCAGGCATACGCTGGAGCAGGTTTCACCTAATAATCCTTTTAAGCGACTGCTTATTGTTTTGCTCTATACTGGAGGGCGACTGATCTTTAATTTGTTTAAAGTCAACAAGCCTATCGATCACCTGCAGCAAAAGGTATGGCTTTATGTCGTGAGCCAGAACAATGTAGAATCGCTACAGTTTATAAAGGAAGCCATGCCAGAGGCCGAATTTGTAGCCGGGCAAAACAAACGGATTGGCCGGTATGCGAAAACAGTAAACCGGATACCTTATCGCTGGAAGATACTTTCATACTATAAGTATCCCTACGTGCTGTGGAAGCTCTACCAGATTCACGGTAAAAAGGTGCTTCGTTTTTTCGATCTGGTATATGATGCCATCGGCTATTACGAAGTATATCTCCGCACACTCCGTAAGCACAGACCAACTGCCATCATCTTTGCCAATGATCATAACCCGGATGCGCGTGCCATGCTCTATGCAGCAAAGCATTATAAAATTCCAACTGTTTACATTCAGCATGCCAGCGTTAGTAATAGTTTTCCGCCGTTGGAGCACGATCTTAGTCTGCTTGAGGGCCAGGCTGCTTTGGATACCTACCAACAGTGCGGACCAGTAGAGGGAGAAGTAAAATTTATCGGAATGCCGAAGGCCGATCATTACCTCAAAAAACGTAAATCATCTAACAAAGTACAACGGGTAGGTATTTGCTGCAACACCATTGATACCTTGGAAGGTATCGTACAACTTGTAACGCAATTAAGTCTTCATTTACCAGATCTTATTCTAAGTATAAGGCCTCATCCACGTGATAATCGTGATTTCAATCTTATAAGAGGCATCAGCCCCAAGGCAACTTTATCTAATCCCGCTAGTGAAGGCCCTTTTATGTTTCTAGAGCAACAGGATGTCATTATAGCAGGCGATTCATCTATTCTGCTAGAGGCCACACTGCTTAATATACCAAGTATCTATTATAAATTTGATGAGGGTGCCTTGCTAGATGACTACTATGGCTATGTTAAAAATGGCGTAGTGGAACGGGCAGATACTACAGAAAAGCTGATTTCTATTATAGAAAATTATATAGTGAACAGACCGGTTGTTTATCAACATGCCAAATACTACAATGCTACTGTTGGAACAAGACATGAAGCAGCAAGTGCCAAACTAGCTTTAGATAATATAAAAGATTTTTTGAACAATGGTTAGTTTTCTTTTTCTTTACCTTTAAGCTTCTCTCTTTTTCAAAATCAGCAAGTGACTAATTCTTCTTATAAAACAATTATCTTATTGCTCCTTTTGAGCTGCCTTTTTCCTTTTATTTTATTTGCGCAAGGGCCTAAGAATGCCTTGACTTTTAATGGCTTCAATAACTATGTTTCATTTAGTCACGACTCCCGTGGAATCACAAACCAGGTAACTACTGAAGCTTGGATTAAAACCACTTCTCTCAACAATCAGCATTTTGTTGTAAAGTATGATCGTGATAGAGAAAGTGGATTTCAATTACATACACTAAATGGCAAAGCAGGTTTCTCTGGTCGAGATGGTTCAGGCCAGTATCGCCTTTCCGGCTATTCAGATGTTTTTGTAGCTGATGGGGAATGGCATCATTTAGCCGGAGTTTGTACCGGCACTTCATGGCTAATTTACGTTGACGGTGTTTTACAGGGAGAATCAGTTACTAACTATACCCAAACCGATTTGAGATCAGATGAACCTCTTTTGGTAGGCACTTATTTCTATCTTGGTCAAACCTGGTATTATAACGGTGAAGTTGACGAAATCCGTGTCTGGAACAGAGCTCTGACAGCAGAGGAAATTCGGAAGAATATGTGTAAAACAATTCCTGATAACTCTACAAACCTTGTCGCTTACTTTAAATTAGATGAAACTTCCGGTTCAACAGTTCAGGACCACAGCAGCTACAGGCTTCACGGCGTTTTTCAGGATATGGATGCAGCTTCGGCCAGAGTTACTTCAGGGGCAGCCATAGGAGACAGAAGCGTTTACCTTTACCCTAGCACCTGGCAAAATCAAAAGGTTGAAATAGCTGGTGGCAATGGCAACAAGGTGTGGGTAGATCAAATAGTTGCTAGTCCTTTTGACCAAGGTATTCATCTTTACTATGTCGGAGGCAGGCCTAACAGTACTGTGGGCATTAGCAATCCACAATCAGTAACAGAATAT contains these protein-coding regions:
- the pseI gene encoding pseudaminic acid synthase, translated to MTQSINIAGRLVGLTHKPFIIAEMSGNHNQSLDRALAIVDAAAEAGADAIKLQTYTADTMTLPGAFTIEDEGSLWKGRELYDLYKEAYTPWEWHKPIFERAREKGLIAFSSPFDETAVDFLEELGAPVYKIASFENTDHPLLKKVAATGKPVIMSTGAATISELDEAVRILKGAGVTELILLKCTSTYPATPENTNLLTIPHMRDLFGVQVGLSDHTMGVGAAVAAVALGATVVEKHFTLRRADGGVDSAFSLEPQELNTLVVESERAWQAMGYVQYGVQRAEEKSRLFKRSIYAARDIEAGEAFTKENIRVIRPGLGLAPKHYEELLSKTAAKSIKAGTPLTWDLV
- the pseG gene encoding UDP-2,4-diacetamido-2,4,6-trideoxy-beta-L-altropyranose hydrolase → MKNRTRIIFRADGSSRIGLGHVVRSLALADMLRDAYECVFAIQEPGKELEAKIRKVCHGLIVLPQCAPTEDRFLYELTAYVSEEEIVVLDGYHFNTDYQLQLKLKGAALVCIDDIHEYKFLADAVINQAGDIRAEAYTTAPYTKLYLGPKYALLRAPFLNAAKEAYTYPTGKLRLLLNMGGADPNNVTLQLAGEIASIEAIEQLEIVVGSAYLHLAALQAWLKKNSKCQLQQALSAEEMCKLMQSCQAAVTSPSGVAYEYCAAGGILYLYQTAENQAGIYNFLIKEALATPYAGLKASLQPAATPTLHQQYVTQQRRFFDGNSIERLQQLFTQLSFSAKLAMREVRQDDMMLLFHWSSDPAVRIRSFNKEPIPLEVHKIWFQTKLADLNCILYIAELEGEPAAHIRFDIEDNVAIISYLIAENFRGKGLGHTVLQKGIAALRKDRLGIQVVEGLVQQDNTPSVRAFEKAGFTYGAPSVQFPNAFRFVLRPESIV